A portion of the Gossypium arboreum isolate Shixiya-1 chromosome 8, ASM2569848v2, whole genome shotgun sequence genome contains these proteins:
- the LOC108450876 gene encoding probable WRKY transcription factor 12 isoform X1, with the protein MEGERGVSNYEIKVSFSTTQAIHEMGFVQYEENQMMSFMAPAQSSHHQTSQALNHATIGNSSTTNSTTVAFGHNNQVGRTLDPKAVEGENYSSNINDGNNNSWWRRSTSEKGKVNNKVRRKLREPRFCFQTRSDVDVLDDGYKWRKYGQKVVKNSLHPRSYYRCTQNNCRVKKRVERLSEDCRMVITTYEGRHNHSPSHDSNSSDHQPFSSF; encoded by the exons ATGGAAGGAGAAAGGGGAGTCTCAAATTATGAGATAAAAGTTTCGTTCTCAACCACACAGGCGATCCACGAAATGGGGTTTGTACAATATGAAGAAAACCAGATGATGAGTTTCATGGCTCCGGCGCAGTCTTCTCATCATCAAACATCTCAGGCTCTCAATCACGCCACGATTGGTAACAGTAGCACCACCAATTCCACCACCGTGGCGTTTGGTCATAACAACCAG GTAGGGAGGACCTTGGATCCCAAAGCTGTAGAGGGCGAGAATTACTCCAGTAACATCAACGATGGGAATAATAATTCATG GTGGAGGAGGTCAACCTCAGAGAAGGGTAAAGTGAATAATAAGGTAAGGAGAAAGCTAAGAGAACCAAGGTTTTGTTTCCAAACGAGGAGCGATGTGGATGTGCTAGACGACGGTTACAAGTGGAGAAAATATGGGCAGAAGGTTGTCAAAAACAGCCTTCATCCAAG GAGTTACTATCGGTGTACGCAGAATAATTGCAGAGTGAAGAAGAGGGTTGAAAGATTATCGGAGGATTGTCGAATGGTGATTACTACTTACGAAGGCAGGCACAACCACTCTCCCTCTCATGATTCTAATTCTTCTGACCATCAACCCTTTTCCTCTttctaa
- the LOC108450876 gene encoding probable WRKY transcription factor 12 isoform X2 — protein MEGERGVSNYEIKVSFSTTQAIHEMGFVQYEENQMMSFMAPAQSSHHQTSQALNHATIGNSSTTNSTTVAFGHNNQVGRTLDPKAVEGENYSSNINDGNNNSWWRRSTSEKGKVNNKVRRKLREPRFCFQTRSDVDVLDDGYKWRKYGQKVVKNSLHPRWQELLSVYAE, from the exons ATGGAAGGAGAAAGGGGAGTCTCAAATTATGAGATAAAAGTTTCGTTCTCAACCACACAGGCGATCCACGAAATGGGGTTTGTACAATATGAAGAAAACCAGATGATGAGTTTCATGGCTCCGGCGCAGTCTTCTCATCATCAAACATCTCAGGCTCTCAATCACGCCACGATTGGTAACAGTAGCACCACCAATTCCACCACCGTGGCGTTTGGTCATAACAACCAG GTAGGGAGGACCTTGGATCCCAAAGCTGTAGAGGGCGAGAATTACTCCAGTAACATCAACGATGGGAATAATAATTCATG GTGGAGGAGGTCAACCTCAGAGAAGGGTAAAGTGAATAATAAGGTAAGGAGAAAGCTAAGAGAACCAAGGTTTTGTTTCCAAACGAGGAGCGATGTGGATGTGCTAGACGACGGTTACAAGTGGAGAAAATATGGGCAGAAGGTTGTCAAAAACAGCCTTCATCCAAG ATGGCAGGAGTTACTATCGGTGTACGCAGAATAA
- the LOC108453450 gene encoding pentatricopeptide repeat-containing protein At1g02150 yields MLLQPSSLLNHRVSISSADSYSRQLPCRIPKFILSRTPSFQKLPITCSISQVHSYGTVDFERRPMVKWNALYKKISLMENPELGSASVLNEWEKGGRKLTKWELCRVVKELRKYKRFKQALEVYEWMNNRGERFRFSASDAAIQLDLISKVRGVSSAEDFFLQLPDTLKDKRIYGALLNAYVRARMQEKAESLIDNMRNKGYALHPLPFNVMMTLYMNLKEYDKVESMISEMMEKNVRLDIYSYNIWLSSCGSQGYVERMEQVYEQMKEDRSINPNWTTFSTMATMYIKMGLSEKAEECLRNVESRITGRDRIPYHYLITLYGTVGNKEEVYRIWKVYKSIFPSIPNLGYHAMISSLVRASDIEGAEKIYEEWLSVKTSYDPRIANLLMGLYVKEGNLDKAQSFFNHIADVGGKPNSSSWEILAEGNIQEERIDEALSCLKEAFATEGSRSWRPKPTNVSAFFNLCDEKEDTETREVVVGLLRQSGYLKNEAYASQIGLSDGAVESVLPTYSSGDENQDDDSEVLLNQLQGSA; encoded by the exons atgctTCTCCAGCCTTCATCGTTGCTGAATCACCGTGTTTCGATCTCCTCAGCCGATTCTTACTCTCGGCAGCTCCCATGCCGGATTCCCAAGTTTATCCTTTCCAGAACCCCAAGTTTTCAGAAGCTGCCGATCACGTGTTCCATATCTCAAGTCCATAGCTATGGGACCGTGGACTTTGAAAGAAGGCCCATGGTCAAATGGAACGCTCTATATAAGAAAATATCGCTCATGGAAAACCCTGAATTGGGTTCTGCCTCTGTGTTGAATGAGTGGGAAAAAGGAGGTAGGAAGCTCACCAAGTGGGAGCTTTGTAGGGTTGTCAAGGAGTTAAGGAAGTACAAGCGTTTCAAGCAAGCACTTGAG GTGTATGAGTGGATGAACAATAGAGGAGAGAGGTTTAGATTTTCTGCTAGTGATGCTGCAATTCAGTTAGACCTTATTTCTAAGGTGCGTGGAGTTTCAAGTGCCGAAGATTTCTTCCTTCAACTCCCTGATACTTTGAAGGACAAGAGAATCTATGGGGCCCTTCTGAATGCCTATGTGCGGGCAAGAATGCAAGAAAAGGCAGAATCTTTAATTGACAATATGAGGAATAAAGGTTATGCCTTGCATCCCCTTCCGTTTAATGTGATGATGACTCTATATATGAACCTTAAGGAGTATGATAAAGTTGAGTCAATGATTTCTGAAATGATGGAAAAAAACGTACGTCTAGATATATATTCCTATAACATCTGGTTGTCATCTTGTGGATCCCAAGGATATGTGGAAAGAATGGAACAAGTATATGAGCAGATGAAAGAAGATCGGAGTATCAATCCAAACTGGACTACATTTAGCACAATGGCTACCATGTATATCAAGATGGGACTGTCTGAAAAAGCTGAAGAATGCTTGAGAAATGTAGAGAGTAGGATCACCGGTCGGGATCGTATACCATATCATTACCTTATTACACTTTATGGTACTGTTGGTAATAAAGAGGAGGTGTATCGGATATGGAAGGTTTACAAATCTATTTTCCCCAGTATTCCAAATTTGGGTTATCATGCTATGATATCATCTCTGGTTAGGGCCAGTGATATTGAAGGGGCAGAAAAGATTTATGAAGAGTGGCTATCAGTTAAAACATCTTATGACCCTAGAATAGCAAATCTTCTAATGGGGTTGTATGTTAAAGAAGGAAACTTGGATAAAGCTCAGAGCTTTTTCAATCACATAGCTGATGTGGGAGGAAAGCCAAATTCAAGCTCATGGGAGATTCTTGCTGAAGGGAATATTCAAGAGGAGAGAATCGATGAGGCTCTATCTTGCCTAAAGGAAGCTTTTGCAACTGAAGGTTCAAGAAGTTGGAGGCCAAAGCCAACAAATGTTTCTGCCTTCTTTAATCTCTGTGATGAAAAAGAGGACACGGAAACTAGGGAGGTTGTGGTGGGATTGTTACGGCAATCAGGATATCTCAAAAATGAAGCTTATGCATCACAAATTGGCTTATCTGATGGTGCTGTTGAAAGTGTATTGCCAACGTATAGTTCAGGCGATGAGAATCAGGATGATGATTCGGAGGTGCTTCTCAACCAACTGCAGGGCAGTGCGTGA
- the LOC108452161 gene encoding cyclin-U4-1-like, with the protein MAELDNPNVMSNLITFLSSLIQNVAESNDLNCGFQAQKISVFHGLTSPTISIQSYLHRIYKYANCSPSCFIVAYVYLDRFAQRQPSLPINSFNVHRLLITSVMVAAKFMDDMYYNNAFYAKVGGISTTEMNFLEVDFLFGLGFHLNVNLKTFHTYYSYLQRQMMMMLQPPPPSTAPESSIESTLKVHLCFSDEESTSHQKEQLAV; encoded by the exons ATGGCAGAGCTAGACAACCCAAATGTGATGTCAAATCTCATAACTTTCTTGTCTTCTCTCATCCAAAATGTGGCTGAATCCAACGATCTAAACTGTGGGTTCCAGGCTCAGAAGATTTCAGTTTTTCATGGCCTAACAAGCCCAACCATCTCCATTCAAAGCTACCTACACAGAATTTACAAGTACGCCAATTGCAGCCCCTCTTGCTTTATTGTTGCTTATGTTTATCTTGATCGGTTTGCTCAAAGGCAACCCTCCTTGCCCATCAATTCTTTCAACGTTCATCGCTTGCTTATTACGAGTGTGATGGTTGCTGCAAAGTTCATGGATGATAT GTATTACAACAACGCTTTCTATGCAAAAGTAGGAGGAATCAGTACAACAGAAATGAACTTCCTTGAAGTGGATTTTTTATTTGGGTTGGGATTCCATTTAAATGTAAACCTCAAAACCTTTCACACCTACTATTCCTACCTGCAAAGACAGATGATGATGATGTTGCAACCTCCACCACCAAGTACTGCACCAGAATCCTCTATAGAGTCCACATTGAAAGTCCATTTGTGCTTTAGTGACGAGGAATCCACATCTCATCAAAAGGAACAACTAGCTGTTTAA